A genomic stretch from Coffea arabica cultivar ET-39 chromosome 10c, Coffea Arabica ET-39 HiFi, whole genome shotgun sequence includes:
- the LOC113715157 gene encoding uncharacterized protein isoform X2, which yields MAAENPNCTVYVGNLDERVSDRVLYDILIQAGRVVDLYIPRDKETEKPKGFAFAQYETEEVADYAVKLFSGLVTLYKRTLKFAISGQDRPSMNLPMVSSSHKPRPHPVAYNEMGVSPNSMRLSTSCRFQDHQVNYSQAASCIIIICKEPIVNILSVWGVL from the exons GCAATCTAGATGAGAGGGTAAGTGATAGGGTACTGTATGACATTCTGATTCAAGCTGGTCGGGTGGTGGACTTGTACATTCCTCGGGATAAAGAAACTGAGAAGCCGAAAGGTTTTGCATTTGCACAATATGAAACAGAAGAGGTAGCAGACTATGCTGTCAAGCTTTTTTCTGGCCTTGTAACCCTTTACAAAAGAACATTGAAATTTGCG ATTTCTGGGCAAGACAGGCCCTCAATGAACTTGCCTATGGTAAGTTCCTCTCACAAACCGAGGCCTCACCCTGTAGCGTATAACGAAATGGGCGTTTCTCCAAATTCCATGAGGTTATCGACATCATGCAGGTTTCAAGATCACCAAGTAAACTATTCACAAG CTGCGAGCTGTATCATCATCATTTGTAAAGAGCCAATCGTGAATATTCTTAGCGTGTGGGGTGttctttaa
- the LOC113715157 gene encoding uncharacterized protein isoform X1: MAAENPNCTVYVGNLDERVSDRVLYDILIQAGRVVDLYIPRDKETEKPKGFAFAQYETEEVADYAVKLFSGLVTLYKRTLKFAISGQDRPSMNLPMVSSSHKPRPHPVAYNEMGVSPNSMRLSTSCRFQDHQVNYSQVRVTPAVSVNQPNGYRSNYDNNDYEHSNGYRSHYDSNNYDYSRRVFGAALDNINRSRLGRYDTRDSTSYYASY, translated from the exons GCAATCTAGATGAGAGGGTAAGTGATAGGGTACTGTATGACATTCTGATTCAAGCTGGTCGGGTGGTGGACTTGTACATTCCTCGGGATAAAGAAACTGAGAAGCCGAAAGGTTTTGCATTTGCACAATATGAAACAGAAGAGGTAGCAGACTATGCTGTCAAGCTTTTTTCTGGCCTTGTAACCCTTTACAAAAGAACATTGAAATTTGCG ATTTCTGGGCAAGACAGGCCCTCAATGAACTTGCCTATGGTAAGTTCCTCTCACAAACCGAGGCCTCACCCTGTAGCGTATAACGAAATGGGCGTTTCTCCAAATTCCATGAGGTTATCGACATCATGCAGGTTTCAAGATCACCAAGTAAACTATTCACAAG TGCGTGTCACTCCTGCCGTGTCTGTAAACCAGCCAAATGGGTATAGATCCAATTATGACAACAATGATTATGAGCATTCTAATGGATATAGATCACATTATGACAGCAACAATTATGATTACAGTCGAAGAGTGTTTGGGGCAGCATTGGATAATATTAATCGCTCTAGGTTGGGCCGATATGATACACGTGATTCTACCAGTTATTATGCCTCGTATTGA